A genomic region of Paroedura picta isolate Pp20150507F chromosome 4, Ppicta_v3.0, whole genome shotgun sequence contains the following coding sequences:
- the RABGAP1L gene encoding rab GTPase-activating protein 1-like isoform X6: MMRENQLQQEDPLDRYKKENRRLQEASMRLEQENDDLAHELVTSKIALRNDLDQAEDKADVLNKELLLTKQKLVETEEEKRKQEEETAQLKEIFRKQLEKAESEIKKTTAIIAEYKQICSQLSSRLEKQQTASKEELEVVKGKVMACKHCSEIFSKEGTLKVTALPRESQGMETDDEKDALNKQLREMELDLAQTKLQLVEAKCKIQELEHQRGALMSEIQAAKNSWFSKTLNSIKTATGTQPPLAQQPQPPPPPMPSSPKEGST; the protein is encoded by the exons ATGATGCGAGAGAACCAGCTGCAACAGGAAGACCCTCTGGACAGATACAAG aagGAGAACCGCAGGCTTCAGGAAGCCAGCATGCGGCTTGAGCAAGAGAACGACGATCTCGCGCACGAACTTGTAACAAGCAAAATCGCTCTGCGAAACGACTTGGATCAG GCTGAAGACAAGGCGGATGTTTTGAACAAGGAATTGCTACTGACAAAGCAGAAGCTGGTGGAGACTgaagaggagaaaaggaaacaggaagaagaaaCAGCCCAG CTGAAAGAAATCTTCAGAAAACAGCTGGAGAAGGCAGAATCTGAAATAAAGAAGACCACTGCCATTATTGCAGAATATAAACAA ATTTGTTCCCAACTGAGTAGCAGGCTGGAGAAACAGCAGACTGCCAGTAAAGAGGAGCTCGAGGTTGTGAAG GGCAAGGTGATGGCCTGCAAACACTGCAGTGAAATCTTCAGCAAGGAAGGGACGCTGAAAGTGACTGCCTTGCCCAGAGAAAGCCAAGGGATGGAAACGGATGATGAAAAGGACGCCCTTAACAAACAGCTGAGGGAGATGGAGCTGGACCTGGCACAGACCAAGCTACAACTTGTGGAGGCCAAATGCAAAATACAG GAACTGGAGCACCAGAGAGGAGCCCTAATGAGCGAAATCCAGGCGGCCAAAAACTCCTGGTTTAGCAAAACCCTGAACTCTATCAAAACGGCAACTGGCACCCAGCCACCCCTGGCCCAGCAGCCACAGCCCCCTCCGCCTCCGATGCCGTCCTCACCCAAAGAGGGGAGCACATAG
- the RABGAP1L gene encoding rab GTPase-activating protein 1-like isoform X5, which yields MMEEISIVVAYDSHVFSQLYDEDFLASLVAISKPKCVVPTKKLKKYEREYQMMRENQLQQEDPLDRYKKENRRLQEASMRLEQENDDLAHELVTSKIALRNDLDQAEDKADVLNKELLLTKQKLVETEEEKRKQEEETAQLKEIFRKQLEKAESEIKKTTAIIAEYKQICSQLSSRLEKQQTASKEELEVVKGKVMACKHCSEIFSKEGTLKVTALPRESQGMETDDEKDALNKQLREMELDLAQTKLQLVEAKCKIQELEHQRGALMSEIQAAKNSWFSKTLNSIKTATGTQPPLAQQPQPPPPPMPSSPKEGST from the exons ATGATGGAAGAAATTTCCATTGTGGTGGCCTACGACTCCCATGTTTTTAGCCAGCTGTACGATGAGGATTTTCTGGCCAGCTTGGTGGCAATCAGCAAACCCAAATGCGTG GTGCCCACAAAGAAACTGAAGAAATATGAGAGAGAGTATCAAATGATGCGAGAGAACCAGCTGCAACAGGAAGACCCTCTGGACAGATACAAG aagGAGAACCGCAGGCTTCAGGAAGCCAGCATGCGGCTTGAGCAAGAGAACGACGATCTCGCGCACGAACTTGTAACAAGCAAAATCGCTCTGCGAAACGACTTGGATCAG GCTGAAGACAAGGCGGATGTTTTGAACAAGGAATTGCTACTGACAAAGCAGAAGCTGGTGGAGACTgaagaggagaaaaggaaacaggaagaagaaaCAGCCCAG CTGAAAGAAATCTTCAGAAAACAGCTGGAGAAGGCAGAATCTGAAATAAAGAAGACCACTGCCATTATTGCAGAATATAAACAA ATTTGTTCCCAACTGAGTAGCAGGCTGGAGAAACAGCAGACTGCCAGTAAAGAGGAGCTCGAGGTTGTGAAG GGCAAGGTGATGGCCTGCAAACACTGCAGTGAAATCTTCAGCAAGGAAGGGACGCTGAAAGTGACTGCCTTGCCCAGAGAAAGCCAAGGGATGGAAACGGATGATGAAAAGGACGCCCTTAACAAACAGCTGAGGGAGATGGAGCTGGACCTGGCACAGACCAAGCTACAACTTGTGGAGGCCAAATGCAAAATACAG GAACTGGAGCACCAGAGAGGAGCCCTAATGAGCGAAATCCAGGCGGCCAAAAACTCCTGGTTTAGCAAAACCCTGAACTCTATCAAAACGGCAACTGGCACCCAGCCACCCCTGGCCCAGCAGCCACAGCCCCCTCCGCCTCCGATGCCGTCCTCACCCAAAGAGGGGAGCACATAG
- the RABGAP1L gene encoding rab GTPase-activating protein 1-like isoform X7, whose translation MSESSSCSVTLVEKENRRLQEASMRLEQENDDLAHELVTSKIALRNDLDQAEDKADVLNKELLLTKQKLVETEEEKRKQEEETAQLKEIFRKQLEKAESEIKKTTAIIAEYKQICSQLSSRLEKQQTASKEELEVVKGKVMACKHCSEIFSKEGTLKVTALPRESQGMETDDEKDALNKQLREMELDLAQTKLQLVEAKCKIQELEHQRGALMSEIQAAKNSWFSKTLNSIKTATGTQPPLAQQPQPPPPPMPSSPKEGST comes from the exons ATGAGTGAAAGCAGTAGTTGCTCTGTGACTTTAGTGGAG aagGAGAACCGCAGGCTTCAGGAAGCCAGCATGCGGCTTGAGCAAGAGAACGACGATCTCGCGCACGAACTTGTAACAAGCAAAATCGCTCTGCGAAACGACTTGGATCAG GCTGAAGACAAGGCGGATGTTTTGAACAAGGAATTGCTACTGACAAAGCAGAAGCTGGTGGAGACTgaagaggagaaaaggaaacaggaagaagaaaCAGCCCAG CTGAAAGAAATCTTCAGAAAACAGCTGGAGAAGGCAGAATCTGAAATAAAGAAGACCACTGCCATTATTGCAGAATATAAACAA ATTTGTTCCCAACTGAGTAGCAGGCTGGAGAAACAGCAGACTGCCAGTAAAGAGGAGCTCGAGGTTGTGAAG GGCAAGGTGATGGCCTGCAAACACTGCAGTGAAATCTTCAGCAAGGAAGGGACGCTGAAAGTGACTGCCTTGCCCAGAGAAAGCCAAGGGATGGAAACGGATGATGAAAAGGACGCCCTTAACAAACAGCTGAGGGAGATGGAGCTGGACCTGGCACAGACCAAGCTACAACTTGTGGAGGCCAAATGCAAAATACAG GAACTGGAGCACCAGAGAGGAGCCCTAATGAGCGAAATCCAGGCGGCCAAAAACTCCTGGTTTAGCAAAACCCTGAACTCTATCAAAACGGCAACTGGCACCCAGCCACCCCTGGCCCAGCAGCCACAGCCCCCTCCGCCTCCGATGCCGTCCTCACCCAAAGAGGGGAGCACATAG
- the RABGAP1L gene encoding rab GTPase-activating protein 1-like isoform X8, whose product MMEEISIVVAYDSHVFSQLYDEDFLASLVAISKPKCVVPTKKLKKYEREYQMMRENQLQQEDPLDRYKFMCL is encoded by the exons ATGATGGAAGAAATTTCCATTGTGGTGGCCTACGACTCCCATGTTTTTAGCCAGCTGTACGATGAGGATTTTCTGGCCAGCTTGGTGGCAATCAGCAAACCCAAATGCGTG GTGCCCACAAAGAAACTGAAGAAATATGAGAGAGAGTATCAAATGATGCGAGAGAACCAGCTGCAACAGGAAGACCCTCTGGACAGATACAAG TTTATGTGTTTATAG